A DNA window from Vagococcus penaei contains the following coding sequences:
- a CDS encoding LCP family protein has translation MTKMTRMDRHKKSEEIDRSPQEQSSNLNKEVNKHNVLKQNPKKKKKRKKGKGCLFFIFILLLISVLFSVGMYAKGYFSAKNDTVHYPTEVTDFKGQKASDGSVNILLLGSDSRGEDQGRSDSLLVFHYNKRDKQPKLISIMRDTFVPIPTKDGVEYNKINAAYSYGGPELVRQTITNTFGIPIQYFAVVNFDSFPKIIETLAPHGLKINAEKDLEVEGTIIKKGPQQMNGLEVLQYSRFRKDAEGDFGRVRRQQQVLEALVKQGLSPLNAWRLPEVVGKVQGYTETDIPFNLYLSLGTSYLFSRHKPLDILTVPVANSWNDGYYDYAGSVLEIDEATNKEAVSAFLNK, from the coding sequence ATGACGAAAATGACACGTATGGATCGACATAAAAAATCGGAAGAGATAGACCGTTCTCCACAAGAACAGAGTTCGAATCTTAACAAGGAAGTTAATAAACATAATGTTTTAAAACAAAATCCAAAGAAAAAAAAGAAACGAAAAAAAGGAAAAGGTTGCTTGTTTTTCATTTTTATTCTTTTACTTATAAGCGTTCTTTTTAGTGTTGGTATGTATGCTAAAGGATATTTTTCAGCGAAAAATGACACGGTACACTATCCAACTGAAGTGACCGATTTCAAAGGACAGAAAGCTTCTGATGGTTCAGTTAATATATTATTGCTTGGTAGTGATTCTAGAGGAGAGGACCAAGGTCGTTCCGATTCGCTTTTAGTCTTTCATTATAATAAGCGTGACAAACAACCAAAGTTAATTTCTATTATGCGTGATACTTTTGTACCGATACCAACTAAGGATGGAGTAGAATATAATAAGATTAATGCGGCATATTCTTATGGGGGTCCTGAATTAGTTCGTCAGACGATTACTAATACATTTGGTATTCCTATCCAATATTTTGCTGTTGTGAATTTTGATTCGTTTCCCAAAATCATTGAGACACTCGCACCGCATGGGTTAAAAATTAATGCGGAAAAAGACTTGGAAGTTGAAGGGACAATAATTAAAAAAGGGCCTCAACAAATGAATGGTTTAGAAGTTCTGCAATATTCTCGTTTCCGTAAAGATGCTGAAGGTGATTTTGGTCGAGTAAGGAGACAACAACAAGTTTTAGAGGCTTTAGTTAAACAAGGATTAAGCCCACTAAATGCTTGGCGTTTACCTGAAGTAGTTGGTAAAGTCCAAGGCTACACTGAAACAGATATTCCATTTAATCTTTATTTATCTTTGGGGACTAGCTATTTATTTAGTCGACACAAACCGCTAGATATTTTGACTGTACCAGTGGCTAATTCATGGAATGATGGGTACTATGATTATGCTGGCAGTGTGTTAGAAATTGATGAAGCGACTAATAAAGAAGCGGTTTCAGCCTTCTTGAACAAGTAA
- a CDS encoding DegV family protein yields MKTAIITDSTVFLTENYKKRDNLFVIPVPLIMDNRVYLEGVDIHPDGFYDLLKDADELPKTSQPAIGEVLDFYESLAKEGYEAIISIHMSSGISGFVTTLQTLVNELSDIKVYPFDSLITSGPMGKLVEMALDMTAIGLEPEKIVHALSQAREFIEGYIVVDDLNHLVRGGRLKNGAAVIGTLLKIKPILSFQDGNIVLTEKIRSQKKALNRVREIVLNDISSLPQDSTFYVIHCNNRDVAQQVMDELLLEDASLDVHLCDFGPVIGAHLGEKSIAIGVAPKTIKGLI; encoded by the coding sequence ATGAAAACTGCAATTATAACAGACAGTACTGTTTTTTTAACTGAGAACTATAAGAAACGAGATAATTTATTTGTTATCCCGGTTCCTTTAATTATGGATAATCGCGTCTATCTTGAAGGAGTCGATATTCACCCAGATGGCTTTTATGATTTATTGAAGGATGCTGACGAGTTGCCTAAAACATCTCAACCTGCCATTGGTGAGGTTTTAGATTTTTACGAATCATTGGCTAAGGAAGGTTATGAAGCAATTATAAGCATTCATATGTCATCTGGTATTTCTGGTTTCGTGACGACATTGCAAACCCTTGTCAATGAATTATCAGACATTAAGGTTTATCCTTTTGATTCATTAATCACTAGTGGTCCTATGGGTAAATTAGTTGAGATGGCGCTAGATATGACAGCAATAGGTTTAGAGCCAGAAAAAATTGTTCATGCGCTTTCGCAAGCTCGTGAGTTTATTGAAGGTTATATTGTTGTTGATGATTTAAACCATCTAGTACGTGGTGGTCGTTTAAAAAATGGTGCGGCAGTCATTGGTACTTTATTAAAGATTAAACCAATATTATCATTTCAAGATGGTAATATTGTGTTAACTGAAAAAATAAGATCACAAAAAAAAGCCTTAAACCGAGTTCGCGAAATCGTATTAAACGATATTTCTTCATTGCCGCAAGATAGTACTTTTTATGTGATTCATTGTAATAATCGTGACGTTGCCCAGCAGGTAATGGATGAGTTGTTATTAGAAGATGCGTCATTAGATGTCCATCTTTGTGACTTTGGGCCTGTTATCGGGGCACATTTAGGTGAAAAATCTATCGCAATCGGTGTTGCGCCGAAAACGATCAAAGGCTTAATTTAA
- the alr gene encoding alanine racemase translates to MIPSIHRDSKIIVDLVAIKQNIKKELARLTNRQEMFAVVKANGYGHGSIHVSKAAVEAGVSGFCVSNLDEAIELRNNGIQLPILILSYVAPEYVELMVDYDLSVTCPSLDWLIQVNRIIKQLDLAKPLAIHVKIDTGMGRIGFRSQEDMSQAMAIIDNNPDILLEGLFTHFATADSVSEEHFNLQKERFTVARALFPEKIRYVHTANSATTLWHDAWGSNMIRYGDAMYGLNPSGNELVEPFPLKQALSLETTLIHVKKIEKGEKVGYGATYETKTNEWIGTLPIGYADGLRRRFQGFEVLIDGQRVPIIGRVCMDQCMIKLPKSYPVGTKVTIFGTNQHQFNSIQSGADYIGTINYEITCGLSDRLPREFIDNTCGEMEG, encoded by the coding sequence ATGATACCTAGTATTCATAGAGACAGTAAAATTATTGTCGACTTAGTGGCAATCAAACAAAATATAAAGAAAGAATTAGCGCGTTTAACGAATAGACAAGAAATGTTTGCAGTGGTCAAGGCCAACGGTTATGGACATGGTTCGATACATGTGTCTAAAGCAGCAGTAGAGGCTGGTGTTTCAGGATTTTGCGTATCTAATTTAGATGAAGCAATCGAGCTAAGAAATAATGGTATTCAATTACCAATCTTAATTTTAAGCTATGTTGCTCCGGAATATGTTGAATTGATGGTTGACTATGATTTAAGTGTAACGTGTCCCAGTTTAGATTGGCTGATACAAGTGAATCGGATAATCAAGCAATTAGATTTAGCGAAACCATTAGCGATACATGTCAAAATTGATACGGGTATGGGACGAATTGGTTTTAGATCACAAGAAGATATGAGTCAAGCAATGGCAATCATTGATAATAATCCTGATATTTTATTGGAAGGATTATTTACACATTTTGCTACAGCTGATTCAGTTTCTGAGGAACATTTTAATTTACAAAAAGAACGTTTTACAGTTGCTAGAGCACTCTTCCCAGAAAAGATACGCTATGTGCATACAGCAAATTCTGCAACAACGTTATGGCATGATGCGTGGGGAAGTAATATGATTCGTTATGGTGATGCGATGTATGGCTTAAATCCTTCTGGTAATGAATTAGTCGAGCCTTTTCCTTTGAAACAAGCCCTGAGTTTAGAAACAACCTTAATTCATGTCAAAAAAATTGAAAAAGGTGAGAAAGTTGGTTATGGGGCAACTTATGAAACAAAAACAAATGAATGGATTGGGACGCTACCAATTGGCTATGCAGATGGATTACGTCGAAGATTTCAAGGTTTTGAAGTTTTAATTGATGGTCAACGTGTTCCTATCATAGGTCGCGTTTGCATGGATCAATGTATGATTAAATTACCAAAATCCTATCCTGTTGGAACGAAAGTAACTATTTTCGGTACGAATCAGCACCAGTTTAATAGTATTCAATCAGGTGCTGATTATATTGGTACCATTAACTATGAAATTACATGTGGCTTGTCCGACCGGCTCCCACGGGAATTTATTGACAACACATGTGGTGAAATGGAGGGATAA
- a CDS encoding AEC family transporter: MIASYLNILVIFAIICLGYILTWKKWFDNRIADVFSKLVLNITLPLSMFLNMTQKFTKAEFLDLFKGILLPFVSILITFIISFIYAKVTKVPITRKGTFQVMFTAANTIFMGLPVNMAVFGEKAIPYALLYYICNTSFFFTIGIMLIAKDNPDVKKSHTTFNFKKFLKKLLSPALSGFIVGILWLLTGIDVPKPIIDFSSYLGSMTTALSLFVIGIIIYQTGVKNIRLTRDVVGVLIGRYVISPLVVYLLSFIIPVPSLMLKVFILQSAMPVQNSMPILARGYGADEKFATSSLTYSIFTYFIFILILLGIFF, encoded by the coding sequence TTGATAGCTTCCTATCTCAATATTTTAGTAATTTTTGCGATTATTTGTTTAGGCTATATCTTAACATGGAAAAAATGGTTTGATAACCGTATTGCTGATGTCTTTTCAAAATTAGTCTTGAATATTACACTTCCATTAAGTATGTTTTTAAATATGACTCAAAAATTTACTAAAGCGGAATTTTTAGATTTATTCAAGGGTATTTTATTACCTTTTGTGTCTATTTTAATTACATTTATAATTAGTTTTATTTATGCTAAGGTAACTAAAGTTCCCATAACTAGAAAGGGAACGTTTCAGGTCATGTTTACAGCTGCCAATACTATTTTTATGGGATTACCTGTTAATATGGCAGTTTTTGGTGAAAAAGCTATACCGTATGCCTTACTGTACTATATTTGTAATACAAGTTTCTTCTTTACGATAGGTATCATGCTAATTGCAAAAGATAATCCGGATGTAAAAAAAAGTCATACAACGTTTAATTTTAAAAAATTTCTTAAAAAATTGTTGTCACCAGCTTTATCTGGATTTATCGTGGGAATTCTCTGGTTATTGACAGGAATTGATGTGCCAAAACCGATTATCGATTTTTCGAGTTATTTAGGAAGTATGACAACAGCTTTATCTTTATTTGTAATTGGTATTATCATTTATCAAACTGGAGTTAAAAATATACGATTGACAAGGGATGTCGTAGGTGTTCTTATCGGACGGTATGTTATATCCCCTCTAGTTGTTTATCTGCTGTCTTTTATTATTCCTGTTCCTAGTTTAATGTTAAAAGTGTTTATTTTACAGTCCGCAATGCCTGTTCAAAATTCAATGCCAATTTTAGCCCGTGGTTATGGAGCAGATGAAAAATTTGCGACATCGAGTCTAACTTATTCAATATTTACCTATTTTATTTTTATTTTAATCTTACTTGGCATCTTTTTTTAG
- a CDS encoding DEAD/DEAH box helicase, protein MNQFTDYQLESFILDALAEKNFTTPTEVQRKLIPVISKGKSVVGQSQTGSGKTHTFLIPLMNKLDLTKNDVQIIVTTPSRELAEQIYQAALQIANHSETECRVASYVGGTDKKRQIEKLKHQQPHVVVGTPGRILDLINHQALKTYTAKAFVVDEADMTLDMGFLEDVDQIAATLPNHLQMLVFSATIPIKLQPFLKKYMENPVVEHIKPSSVISDDIENWLISTKGQDVNRLVYNIVTVGHPYLAMIFANTKQRVDEIANYLKEQGLKVATIHGDIPPRERKRVMKSVQNLDYQYVVATDLAARGIDIEGVSHVINAEIPNDLEFFIHRVGRTGRNGLKGIAISLYEPANEEQIAELEKMGITFQPKVLKQGEFVESYDRNRRTKREKTQKQLDTKMVGLVKKKKKKVKPAYKKKLKFAIAENDKQKRKVERRQTERSKRKSRKQDY, encoded by the coding sequence ATGAATCAATTTACAGACTATCAATTAGAATCGTTTATATTAGATGCATTAGCAGAAAAAAACTTTACCACACCAACCGAAGTACAAAGAAAATTAATTCCAGTGATTTCAAAAGGGAAGAGCGTTGTTGGTCAATCACAAACAGGATCAGGAAAGACGCATACATTTTTAATTCCTTTAATGAATAAGCTTGATTTAACCAAAAATGATGTACAGATCATTGTTACAACGCCTAGCCGAGAACTAGCTGAACAAATTTATCAAGCAGCGCTACAAATTGCCAATCATTCAGAAACAGAGTGCCGCGTAGCAAGTTATGTTGGTGGAACAGATAAAAAACGTCAGATTGAAAAATTAAAACATCAACAACCACACGTAGTTGTTGGGACGCCAGGACGTATCTTAGATTTAATTAATCATCAAGCGTTAAAAACATATACAGCTAAAGCTTTTGTTGTCGATGAAGCTGACATGACATTAGATATGGGATTTTTAGAGGACGTTGACCAAATCGCAGCAACTTTACCGAACCATTTACAAATGCTCGTTTTCTCAGCAACTATTCCAATTAAATTACAACCGTTCTTGAAAAAATATATGGAAAATCCTGTAGTTGAACATATTAAACCAAGTTCTGTTATCTCAGATGACATTGAAAATTGGCTGATTTCAACTAAAGGTCAAGATGTTAATCGTTTGGTTTATAACATTGTGACAGTTGGACATCCTTATTTAGCCATGATTTTTGCAAATACTAAACAGCGAGTGGACGAAATCGCTAATTATTTGAAAGAGCAAGGCTTAAAAGTGGCAACTATCCATGGTGATATTCCACCACGTGAACGTAAACGAGTAATGAAGTCAGTCCAAAACCTAGACTATCAATATGTAGTTGCGACCGATTTAGCTGCACGTGGAATTGATATTGAAGGTGTTTCACACGTCATTAATGCTGAAATTCCGAATGATTTAGAATTCTTTATTCATCGTGTTGGACGGACTGGACGTAATGGATTAAAGGGAATTGCTATTAGTTTATACGAGCCAGCAAATGAAGAGCAAATTGCTGAGTTAGAAAAAATGGGAATTACTTTCCAACCTAAAGTGTTAAAACAAGGTGAATTCGTCGAATCATATGATCGAAACCGCCGAACAAAGCGTGAAAAAACGCAAAAACAATTAGATACTAAGATGGTTGGACTGGTTAAGAAGAAAAAGAAAAAAGTTAAGCCTGCTTATAAGAAGAAGTTGAAATTTGCAATCGCTGAAAATGATAAACAGAAGCGAAAAGTTGAACGTAGACAGACTGAACGTTCAAAACGTAAGTCACGTAAGCAAGATTATTAA
- a CDS encoding SdpI family protein has protein sequence MIYYSVGWIMTIIGILYVVLPSKKRHFKYGYRTSRARLSDATYRYAQKYAAKVFLIIGLITLAIGYILKLSGLTNFFIIELVTIFIPIMIAFYQIEKKLQTFNDQLDDNEKGEDEDETFND, from the coding sequence ATGATTTACTATAGTGTTGGGTGGATAATGACCATCATTGGTATATTGTACGTAGTACTACCATCAAAAAAAAGACATTTTAAATATGGTTATCGTACAAGTCGTGCACGTTTAAGTGACGCAACGTATCGGTATGCTCAAAAGTATGCGGCAAAAGTGTTTTTAATAATTGGTTTGATAACCTTAGCTATTGGATATATACTTAAGTTAAGTGGCTTAACTAACTTTTTTATTATTGAATTAGTCACAATTTTTATTCCTATAATGATAGCCTTTTATCAAATTGAAAAAAAATTACAAACATTTAACGATCAGTTGGATGATAACGAAAAAGGAGAAGATGAAGATGAAACTTTTAATGATTGA
- a CDS encoding response regulator transcription factor has protein sequence MKLLMIEDNESVSEMMQMFFLNESWDVTFKHDGKEGLDAFLETPSSWDIITLDLNLPTMDGMAVCREIRKVSSTVPIIMLTARDSESDQVIGLEMGADDYVTKPFSPLTLIARIKALHRRAGLVDGNDEQQLNDTGEFDVVTEHFKMNTKTREVFLDDHPIDGLTPKEFDLLLTLAKKPRQVFSREQLLELVWDYQYFGDERTVDAHIKKLRQKIEKVGPQVIQTVWGVGYKFDDSGVQI, from the coding sequence ATGAAACTTTTAATGATTGAAGATAATGAATCAGTATCAGAAATGATGCAAATGTTTTTTTTAAATGAATCATGGGATGTGACATTTAAACATGATGGGAAAGAAGGGCTAGATGCATTTTTAGAAACACCTAGCTCTTGGGACATTATTACCCTCGATTTAAACTTACCAACAATGGACGGTATGGCTGTTTGTCGCGAAATTCGCAAAGTATCCTCAACTGTTCCTATTATTATGCTAACAGCTCGTGATTCGGAAAGTGATCAAGTGATTGGGTTAGAGATGGGTGCTGATGACTATGTAACCAAACCATTTAGTCCGCTAACCCTAATCGCACGTATTAAAGCTTTACATAGACGTGCTGGATTAGTTGATGGCAACGACGAACAACAATTAAATGATACTGGTGAATTTGATGTAGTAACTGAACACTTCAAAATGAATACGAAGACACGTGAAGTCTTTTTAGATGATCATCCGATTGATGGTTTGACACCGAAGGAATTCGATTTATTGTTAACATTGGCTAAAAAACCACGCCAAGTATTTTCTCGTGAGCAATTACTTGAGTTAGTATGGGATTATCAATATTTTGGTGATGAACGAACGGTTGATGCACATATTAAAAAACTACGCCAAAAAATTGAAAAAGTTGGGCCGCAAGTTATTCAAACTGTTTGGGGTGTCGGATATAAATTCGATGATTCTGGAGTTCAAATCTAA
- a CDS encoding LysR substrate-binding domain-containing protein yields MLDYRYKTFVNLVETKSYTKTAELINFTQPAVTKHIQYIEKELNVQLVSYKNRKLIITDEGLYLYEKIKRIIAEIDKIKTDFNQKTVLNIGASKTIGEYLLCKSLEIYKKDYPNTEISLYVDNTKQLIHSLKKRQIDIALISGPVNDYSLRREKFCHDTIILICSPKHPLANKTINIQDIYPSTVYIREKGAGSLESLEQKLNELNMKISDIPKLYTVGNINLIKSFVKNNNGISFVYHSSVADDIKSGTLSTININRFHAKQDFYIVSNNEQTITQPAKIFLNELIYASHK; encoded by the coding sequence TTGTTGGATTATCGTTATAAAACATTTGTTAATTTAGTGGAAACTAAAAGTTATACTAAAACTGCTGAATTGATCAATTTTACACAACCTGCTGTAACGAAACATATTCAATATATTGAAAAAGAATTGAATGTGCAACTAGTTAGTTATAAAAATCGAAAACTAATTATTACTGATGAGGGTTTGTACTTATATGAAAAAATCAAACGTATTATAGCTGAAATCGATAAAATAAAAACTGATTTCAACCAAAAAACTGTTTTAAATATCGGTGCAAGTAAGACTATCGGAGAGTATTTACTATGCAAGTCATTGGAAATCTATAAAAAAGACTACCCAAATACTGAAATTTCTTTATATGTTGATAATACTAAACAACTAATCCATTCATTGAAAAAACGACAAATTGATATCGCTTTAATTTCTGGTCCAGTTAATGACTATTCATTACGACGTGAAAAATTTTGTCATGACACAATAATTCTAATTTGTTCTCCAAAACATCCTTTGGCAAATAAGACTATTAATATTCAAGATATCTACCCATCAACTGTCTATATACGAGAAAAAGGTGCAGGTTCACTTGAGTCTCTAGAACAAAAATTAAATGAATTAAATATGAAAATAAGCGACATTCCAAAACTATATACTGTAGGTAATATTAATTTAATAAAATCCTTTGTAAAAAACAATAATGGTATTTCTTTTGTGTATCATTCATCTGTAGCAGATGATATTAAATCAGGTACTTTATCGACAATTAATATTAATCGCTTTCACGCGAAACAAGATTTTTATATTGTCTCAAATAATGAACAAACGATTACACAACCAGCTAAAATTTTTCTTAATGAACTAATATATGCTAGCCATAAATAG